In one window of Camelina sativa cultivar DH55 chromosome 15, Cs, whole genome shotgun sequence DNA:
- the LOC104744742 gene encoding agamous-like MADS-box protein AGL80 — protein MARKKVKLAFITNDSSRKATYKKRKKGLLKKVNELSTLCGVNACAIIYSPYDSNPEVWPSNSGAQRIVSEFRALPEMDQQKKMVDQVTFLRQRIAKASDHFRRQRKDNREIEMMEVMFQSLLGNMGKFHMNIMDLNDLGYMIDNYIKDINRRFEILQNSGMEIGESSNAGAAVGTTFERTGSMEVMASTTPPTTTTNEAGSSSLAAVLNHLQQQQQHQQFRYPSSPHVGLYEQPPSLNLNLNQNYSQNHQQWFMEMAHHQPEPLNYADADQQRGFLFMDDNNHQPQHQHDQQILGDSSTVSTTVVTTSSTIPVTNPSPTNNTWFR, from the coding sequence ATGGcgagaaagaaagtgaaactTGCTTTCATTACCAACGATTCATCGAGGAAAGCAActtacaagaaaagaaagaaagggttGCTGAAGAAGGTGAATGAGCTCTCCACTTTGTGTGGTGTCAATGCTTGTGCCATCATCTACAGTCCCTACGATTCCAATCCCGAAGTGTGGCCATCAAATTCCGGTGCGCAAAGGATAGTCTCAGAGTTCAGGGCGCTTCCAGAAATGGACCAACAAAAGAAGATGGTGGACCAAGTAACCTTTCTCAGACAAAGGATTGCGAAAGCGTCCGATCATTTCAggagacaaagaaaagataaccGGGAGATAGAGATGATGGAAGTCATGTTCCAGTCTTTGTTAGGAAACATGGGAAAGTTTCATATGAATATCATGGATCTTAACGATTTAGGTTATATGATTGATAATTATATCAAAGATATTAATCGCAGGTTTGAGATTTTACAGAACTCTGGGATGGAGATCGGCGAGTCTTCCAATGCTGGTGCGGCGGTCGGGACTACCTTTGAAAGAACTGGATCAATGGAAGTCATGGCGTCTACAACCCCACCAACCACCACAACTAATGAGGCCGGTTCTTCATCATTGGCAGCTGTTCTaaaccatcttcaacaacaacaacagcaccAACAATTTCGTTATCCGTCATCTCCACATGTTGGACTCTATGAGCAGCCTCcaagtttgaatttaaacctaaATCAGAACTATAGTCAGAACCACCAACAATGGTTTATGGAGATGGCGCACCACCAGCCTGAACCATTGAACTATGCAGATGCTGATCAGCAAAGGGGTTTTCTATTTATGGATGATAACAACCACCAACCCCAACACCAGCATGATCAACAGATCCTTGGTGATTCGTCCACTGTTTCAACTACCGTCGTTACTACAAGCAGCACGATCCCCGTTACCAATCCAAGTCCTACCAATAATACATGGTTTCGTTAG